From Phycisphaerae bacterium:
CGATCAAGCTGGCCGACGAGGCGCTGGCGGGCGGATCGTGCCGGCTTTCGCTGATGAGCGGGCCGCCCGACGCGATTAACGACGCTGAGCATCCGCAGGCGATCCGGATCACCGACGGAACGATCGAGATGACCGGGCCGGGAACCGCGCGGTGCACGCTGCCGCCATGCAGCATCGGCCTGGCTGAGTTCAGGATACCGTAAGGGAATTGTTGATTGCTGATTGTTGATTTGAGGAAAGCACGAACATGAACGGGTTGGCTGCTCCTTCAAATTCGAGATCGTTTACGCTGATCGAACTGCTGGTGGTCGTCGCGATCATCGCGGTGCTGGTGGCCATTTTGCTGCCGGCACTGACCGCGGCGCGGGAGGCGGCCAAGACGGTGGCCTGCGCGGCCCAGGAAAAGCAGCTTGTCATGGCGATTCTGTCCGACGCGGAGGAGAACGCCGGCTGGCTGCCGCGGTCGCGGTGGCACGGGGCCTACTGGTATCAGCCGGCGGCGGGAACGCATCTGGCGACGGTGGTCGCGGACTCGAAGATGCTCATCTGCCCCG
This genomic window contains:
- a CDS encoding prepilin-type N-terminal cleavage/methylation domain-containing protein; this translates as MNGLAAPSNSRSFTLIELLVVVAIIAVLVAILLPALTAAREAAKTVACAAQEKQLVMAILSDAEENAGWLPRSRWHGAYWYQPAAGTHLATVVADSKMLICP